A region of the Nitrospiraceae bacterium genome:
GGCCGAACGCGTGACCTGGCTGTAAGTTCATTCACGGAAAGGTGGGAGGGCCTCCGGCTCTCCCACCGTCTATGGATGAGGGCAGCGAGGCGAATGCTTCACAGGGGCAGGGTTCCGTAAGGGGCCCTGCCCTTTGTGCAAGGAGCAGCCGTTCTCTCAGCAAGGTTAAGTATGCGGCGGGTGCCGTGGCGTGAACTCGTCATCAGTCTCGTTGTCGTCCTGGGCGGAGCGGCGCAGGCGCAGGTCTTGTCCCGGGTTGACCAGGACCTGCGCGTGATCTATACCGAGTACACGCTTGCGGTGGTCGATCTCGGTCACGTCAACACGGAGCTCAGCCGGTACCGCACGACGATTCTCCGGGCGATGGAAGCGACCACCAAGCCGGAATTTATGCGGATTGCGGAGTCCCTGCCATTTCAGCGTGGTCGCATCGAATCAACCATCGAACGATTTTCTCAGATCGTAAAGAGCGCGGCGATCGACAAGTTCCACCGCACCGAAGAACTGGCTGAGTTGGATGAGGTGCAGGATAACTTGGCTGCCTACCTGACTGCGTCGGAATACACGATCGGTTTGCTGCGCCAACTGTGGGCAACTCCTGCGGGTGGCTCCGCGGGGCAGATTCGAGAGCGGGCCGAGGACAATGCCGCAAAGGATGCAGGCGGTAAATTTATCGCCGTCACGTTGGCATTGGATCGGTTGATCGAGACTGTCTCCGCCATTGCCGCGCAGATCCGCACGGATGCCGACAAGCGGCTGCGCATGCTGACGGCTGCAACCATGGGCTTCACAGTATTGGTCGTCCTAGTCGTCATCTCGCCCATCGGACGCAGTCGAACGGCTCATCCCTAGCCCCGGAATCGTTCTGGTATGCGGGGAAAACCTTGTGATGGCGTTTCCCGGGGGTTGACAGAGAGATTCAGGTTCAGTAATGTGCCGCACGATTATTCTTAGGATTCTGTGTGTCCTGAGGTGTACTATTTCAATCTGATTCCACTGTTCCTCATATCCATCAAATTCAAGGAGGCCGGTCCATGAATTTCTTCGTTCTACTTCTCCGCGACACATAGTGTGTTCGGCGTGATTGTTTCGAGGTGTGTCTTCGCCTCTGACAATTACGACGGAAGCTTCCATGAACGCGGGTTGGTGCGGCCGGCTCCTTAGGGGCCCGGCCGCCGATGCCTGCGCTCGAGGGGCGAGGTGCATCCCATGGATCTGCGTGGATGCGGCGCGTCGCCGCTTGTCCGCCTGCTCCAAGGCTGAAGCACTTCTATTGGGCCCTGTGGGCCCTGGGTTCATTTCGTTCGAGTCAATCATCGCAAGGAGGCCGGTCCATGCATCACTATTTCTCTACCCGTATGGGGTCACGCGCGCTTCGCGTGATCACCGGGGGAGCCATCCTCTGGCTCCCCATGGCTGCAGCAGCAGGTGAAAGCCTGCCGCATGCCGACCACGCCACCGCGCAGCAAGCCGCGATGGCGCATCAGCTGCCTGCCTGGGCTGAACAGCTCAAGGGGCAAACGATTATCGAGGACTCGATCGCCGGAAGACCGGAACGTTCGTCGATGGTCGAACAGCAGCACCAGCGCATCATGGAGCATTTAAACCATGATCCTCAGGTGCAGCACGTCAACACCGGTATGTTCAATACCCAGACCATGATGCACCAGTACGGTGCCGGCGGGCAGGACCTGCTGTTGATGTCTGATCCCCGCGTCGAACCGGTTGCGATGACCAACGGCGGCAAGTGCCCTGCGACGGCGCCGGTCAAGCAGTACAATGTGTCGGCGATCAACGTCGAGATCACCCTCAATCAGTGGCTCGACTTCTATCCCGGCTACATGTACGTCCTGGACGAGAATCTCGATAAGGTCCGGGCTGAAGAAGCCAAGAACAAGGAGTCCCGCGAGAAAGAAGGGTTCGATCCGGGCGCGGTGATCCCCGGCGTGCAGGCCCAGTGGATTCAGCCGTTGACCATCCGCGGCAACCAGGGCGATTGCGTCAAGATCAAGCTGGCTAACAAGCTCGAGGGCGGTGAGGACGTCAGCCTGCACATCCACGGCTCCTCTATGGTCGTCAGCGCCACGGGTGCAGCGGCGACCACGACGAACTCCGACTCGATCGTTCCCAAGGACAAGGTCGGCGAGTTCGAGTGGTACATCCACCCGAGCACGCAGGAAGGCGTCCGTCAATTCCACACCTTCAGCAACGATCGTGAACTGACGGTGATGGGGCTGTTTGGCTCGTTTGTCGTCGAACCCCACGGTTCAGAATATCTCGAGGCCCTGGGTACCGGCGAGGCCACGCCAGCCAACAGCGGATGGCAGGTCATGATCCGGAACGGCAGCGGCCCGGACTTCCGTGAATTCGTCCTCTACTATCATGAGGTCGGTGACGAAGCATTTCGTCCGCTGAACAAGAAGGGTGACTTCCTTCCGCAGCGCGACCCGTTGACCGACGCGTATCGCCCGGGCGGTCGCGCGATCAACTATCGCAGCGAGCCGTTCGGCATCAATAACATGCACGTGCAGCACGAGTACTTTGGGTTTGAGGACGAGTCGATGGGGTATAGCTCCTACACCTTCGGCGATCCGTCGCCGACGATCCCCCGCTCTTACCTCGGTGACCCGGCGAAGTTTCGCCTTGTGCACGGCGGCTCGGAGGTGTTCCACAGCCATCATCCGCACGGCGGCACGATTCGCTGGCCGCGCAGCCCGCGCGCCATCGATGACATGAACCTCTGGGCGACGGCGACCAACGGTCCGGTGAAGTATCCGGTGATCCGGCACAAGACCGACCGCGTGGACGTTGAGGTCATCGGTCCGTCGGAAGCGCTCGATCTGGAGACCGAATGCGGTTCCGGTCTGTGCCAGCAGTTGGCCGGAGACTTCCTGTTCCACTGCCACGTGGCGCACCACTATGTGGCCGGAATGTGGGGCTATTGGCGCGTTTACAACACGATTCAGCAAGGGGAATTGCGCAACGACACCATGCCGGATCTGCGCGAATTGCCGGACCGCAAGGGCCGCATTCGGGCGCCGGTGTCATCCGACAAGCTAATCGGGACGACAGTCGATTGGTTCGGTAAGCAGTTCCAGATCATCGAGAAGGGCAAGAGCAACTGGAAGGGCAACCCCGCCACGATTACCATCAAGGATTGGGTGGCGATGCAGTTGCCTCCTCCGGGCAAGCCCGGTCATAAGGACGATGAAAAGGGCCAGACGATTTCCTACGACGCCACCGTGTACGACTGGACGTGGGAAGGCGCTCGGGCGATGAGCGAGAAGGAAAGCACGATCGACAACCCGAAGTACAAGTCGACACACCCGGGCAAGCGGCATCCGATCATGTTTGAAACGACCACCGGCAAGGTGGCCTGGCCGTATCTGACGCCGCACTTCGGCCGTCGGGTGATGTTCTCGCCGAATCACGTCGGCGCGCCGTGGTTGGAAATGATCCGCCGGGACGCGAACGGAGAGGAAAGTGAGGATCAAGCACTGCCGGGTGAGAACGGCGTGTGGAGCCTGTGTCCGGAGAATGCCGGCCGTAAGCACTACAACGTGCACTTCATCAAGCTGCCGATCACGATCGCCAAGAAGACGGGCAAGGAGCCTGCGGTCGTGGACCCGAACGGTTTGATCTACGTGCTGCATGAGGAAGAGGCGGAAGTCCGCAAGAACGACGACCTGAAGTATCCGTTGGTCGTTCGCGGCAACATCTATGACTGCGTCGATTGGACGTTGACCAGCGAGTGGGACGACGATGACTATACGAATTTCCAGGCATCGAAGATCAACACGCACTGGCACTTCCTGCAGTTCGATAATCAGGCGTCTGACGGCGTGATCACCGGCTTCTCGTATGAGCAGTCGGTTCGTCCGTTCACGATGCTCGAAAAGAAGAATCAGAAGGGCCTTCCGGCCCCGATGAACACGACCTTGACGGCGGCGACCAAGAAGGGCGCCACGTCCATCACCGTGAAGAATGCCAAGCAGTACCATGTCGGCACCCTGATCTTGGTCGGTGCCGATAACGTCAAGGGCAACGAGGTCTCGCGGATCAAGGCGATCAACGGCAACACGATCACCTTGGCCAGGGGCTTGAAGCACGATCACCCGGCTAACGACATCGTGACGGTGGAATTCGTGCGGCAACGGTTCTGGGTCGATGCCGACGTGGGAACGGTGTTCTGGCACGACCACGCGTTCGGCGCGACGACCTGGCCGCACGGCGGATTTGGGACGTTCATCGCGGAGCCGGTCGGCTCCACCTACCACGACCCGAAGACCGGCAAGCCGATCCGTAGCGGACCGGTGGCCGACATCCGTACGGTGGAGCCGGTCGGTCATGGCGTCAACGGCAGCTTCCGCGAGCTGATGGTGCAGGTGCACGATACGGTGCCCCACACGGTCAACATCGTGACCGCGGGCAATCCGCCGGGGCAGCCGATCGAAGTGGCGCTTGAGGCGGGGAAAACCGTATCGTTCATGATGCCCGAGAAGATCTATATGACGCCGATGCCGTTCCTGAACGGCGGGACGCATACCACGGGCAGCGGGCTGAATTTCCGGGCCGGACCCATCGCGCAGCGGTTGGCCACGAATCCGGATGCCTCGCAAATCTTCAACAGCCAGATTCACGGCGATCCCTATACGCCGATCCTTCGCGCGTACACGGGTGACACCATGGTATTCCGGCTGTTGCACACGCTGATGAACGAGTCGATGGTCTGGACGATCTCCGGCCATTCGTTCCTCAGCGAGCGGTATGCCGGCGATGCGAACCGGAAGAATTCGATCCACATCGGTATTGCCGAGCGCTACGATCTCGTGGTGCCGCAGGCCGGTGGACCGCGGTTGCAGGCCGGCGACTACATCCATTTCAACGGACGGTCGTCCAAGTTCTCCGAGGGAGGCTGGGGCATCATCCGTGTGTTGGATAAGGAAGTCAGTGATCTGAAGAAGCTTCCCGCCGGGTTCTCGCATCGCAACGAGATTCCGGAAGCACGACCGGTATGCCCGGCTGATGCGCCGGTGAAGCAGTTCAACGTCGTGGCCCTGGACTATCCGGGCATGAAGTTCAACCCGAAGGCTCCCGAGAGCATCGAGGTGGACTTTGAACGGAAGATCCTGTTGACCAATCCTGAGGCGAAGATCTATGCCCTCGAGGAGGACGTGGCGAAGGTGGCCGGCGGCGCACAGCCGATGCCGCTGACGCTCCGTATCAACAGCGGGGACTGCGTGAAAGTGCATCTGAAGAACAAAATGAAGGACGGCAAGGCGTCCTTCTCCGCGATCGGCCTGGCCTTCGATCCGAAGGATTCCATGGGCGCGAACGTGGGGAACAACCCCGGTGATCAGACCGTGGCTCCGGGCGCCGAGCGTGTCTATACCTACTACGCCGATCCGTTCCTCGGTGAGACCACCTCATTGGTCTGGGACTGGGGCAATGTGATGCTGAATCCGCGTAACGGCTTGTTCGGTGCCGTGGTGGTCGGTCCGAAGGGCGCGAAGTATCGCGACCCGAAGACCGGCGCCGACCTGTCGAACAAGAATGCGTGGGCGGCCGATGTCATCATCGATCGGACGGTGCCGGGATACGAGCATCGCCAGAATTACCGCGATGTGGCGTTGTTCTTCCAGGACGAAGACAACATCATCGGCACGAGCTTCATGCCCTATGTGCAGAACGTGGCGGGATTGACCGGCGTCAACTACCGGTCCGAACCGTACAAGTTCCGCGAGGAACAGGGCTGCTCGCTGGGTAAGGTGTTCCAGCCTTGCAAGGCGGATAAGCCCGAAGATCCCGCAACCCCGTTGATCGAGGCGCATGCGGGTGATCCCGTGCGCATCCATATTCTCGGGGTGAGCAATGAGCAAAACGGCATGTTCAGCGTCGAGAAGCATGAATGGCCGATCGAGCCTTTCATGCGCGGCGCAGACTTGATCAGCGTCGTCGAGTACTCCGGTTCTGAAGTGCTCGATGCGATGATTCCGTCTGCCGGTGGCATGTACCGCTTGCCGGGCGATTATGTGTACAGCAATCAACGGTTGCCGTACTCGCAGTCCGGACAGTGGGGCTACCTGCGGGTGCTGCCGACAGGCGACACACGACTGTTGCCTCTGGCGGGTGCCGGCGCCGGTGCGAAAAATGCCGGGGTGGAACAGCCTGCTCCTCAGGCGATTCCAGTCTCCAGCAAGTAGGTAGAAGCCGCTCCTGTTTTGCGCAGGAAGCAGCTGGGGGGAGCCTATGGAGGCTCCCCCCTTTTGTTATGGCGCAGTGGTTGTGTAAGATGAGCCGGTTATGAGTGGGCCGACCGTCAGAAAAGGCGGGGATCGTGAAAGTTCAGCAGTGATGGAGGAGCGCGCGATGAGTACACCAGGGCTCTTGCGGATGCTGGCCGGTGGATTAGGCATGATGGCGGTGGGCCTGATGGGTGTCTGGTCAGCCTCTCCAGCCAGGGCCTATGAGGCGATCGAGGTTCAGCATGGCGGCACATTAGAAGGAACCATTTCACTGGACGGGCCGATTCCCGAGGCCAAGGGCTTCAATCTGATCACGTTTCCCGATCCTGTCTATTGCGGCAGAATTTCCAATGGAAAAGGCTGGCGGTTACTGAAAGATTTCCAGGTGGGTCAGAACGGCGGGTTGAGAAATGCCGTCGTATTGTTGGAAGGGGTCGAGACAGGTAAGCCTTTCGATATGTCCGTACCGCTGATTGAAGCCCGTGACTGCCTGTTTCAGCCGTGGGTCACGATCGTTCGTAACGGACATGCGGTTGAGGTCGTGAATATGGACCCCGTCATGCACGACATCCAAGGGTACGAAACGTCCGTCGAGGCGGGAAACCGCGTGCTCTTCAACACCCCCCTGATCTTGAACCACCAACATCAGCGCGGCAACATGCATGCCATGCACAACCATGCTCCGGGCAAGTCGCTGGTGGGGCCGATCTATCTGAATAAAGGGCGGCGCACGTTTTACATGCAGTGCGGATTCCATGCGTATATGGAAAGCTGGGCCATGGCCGTCAACAATCCTTACTATGCCGTGACGGATGAACAGGGGAAGTATCGGTTGGACAATATTCCGTCTGGTACCTACCAGCTGGTGGTGTGGCATCCACAGTCCGGCCCCGGCGTTACCCGCATGGTCACTATCCAGCCGGATGGGACGACGACCGAGCATGTGGCGTTGCCGGCACCCAAGGGGTCCCGCACCGCCTATAAGGTGATGGATAACCCGCGGTTTGGCCTTGAAGCTCTGGGGCATCCCGTTGATATTCAGCCGCTGGTCGAGCAACAGCAATAGTGTCCACGGGAGGGAGGCTGCTGGCTGCTCTTGGGCTGGGCTGTGGGCTATTGGATTTTTCATGGGGCTAACCCTGCCGGCGTTCGGGCAGCCTGGGCCAGCTTCTCCGCCAATCCCACAACAGGCGGAATTCTCGGCTACATTGGTGAAGCAGGTGGAGGGCCGTAAGTCGGAGGCGCAAGTCTTCGCTAAAGGGGATCGCCTGCGGCTGGAGTACAAATACGCGCTCAAGACGGAACTAGGACTTTCGAGTATCGAAATTATCCGTCTCGATAAGCGCGAGTCGTGGTTCCTGCTGGCGCAGAGACGACAGATCTTGTCGGTCCCTATCAAGCCCGAGGAGATTCTTCCCATCCAAGCGCCCCTGCCCGGTGAAAAGACGCGAACCTTGTTGGGCGATGCGACGACGGTGGGGCGCTCAGCTAATCTGTATGAAGTGCGCACCGACTACAACGGCCGCAATGAGCGGTATTATGAATGGGTGGATGTCGAGACTGGAGTGGTGCTGAAGTTGGTGAGCCAGGACCGCGATTGGTCGATCGAATATTCACGCATCAGGTTTTCGTCCCAGCCGGACTACTATTTTGATGAGCCATCGGGCTATAAGCGGTGGGTCCCCGAATCAACCATGAAAGAGCGTGGATAGAGAAGGAGCCGACTGTGTCAATGGGGCTAACGATGGATTCGGGCGGTGGCACCACGGGATCATCACAACCCGTGTGCGTGATAACTGCGGCATTCTGGTTGCTGTTGTGTTTGGTCTCGGTAGCGGGGGCGGCCGCGCCGCATGAGGCCCAGACGGCCTTTGATAAGAAGCAGTACCAAGAGGCGGTGGACTTGGCGGACCGCCTCTTGAAGGATGGAAAAGCTGATCTCGATGTCCGACGACTGAAGATCCGCGCTCTATTGCGTTTGGGGAAACCGAAAGAGGCGCTGACGGAATATGATGTGCTTACTCAGGCTCTCAAGCAGGATGACCAGGCACTGCTGCGGGAGGTTTCGCTCGGGTTCATCATGGTACTAGTCAAGGATATGCGGGAGCAAATGCGGGGCGCTGCCTACACCGCGTTGAAAGATTTCGATTCGCCGGACACCATTTCGCTGTTGGAGGACGGGCTTAGTGACGGATCCGGCTTGGTCCGAGCCTTGGCCGCCGAGGCCCTCGGTAAACTCGATGCCGGTCGTCGCTCGCCGAGATTGCGAAAGGCGCTCGAGGACCAGGCGAGCATCGTCAAGACGCTCATTATCAAGGTGTTGGGAAAGAGCGGGGACAAATCCGCCATCCCACTTCTGGAAGAATCCTACAAGGACGAGCAGGCGTCGGTGCGTCTGGCTGCCGCAGGAGCCTTGTATCGGTCGGGGCGCGCAGAGATGTGGGACGTCATCCAGAAGGCCGCGTCTGCGCAAAACCCTGAGGAGAGGGCGACGGCCTTGCGGATGATCGGAGAGTTGCAAGACCCTCGGGGTCTTTCCATCCTCACCGAGGCGTTGATCAATACACAGCCATCTGTCCGCGGCGCGGCTGCCTCGGGGTTGGGGGATCTTGGCAAAGTGGAGGCCATCCCGGCGTTACAAGGGGTCCTGGATGACAAGATTCCGGCTGTGAGAACCTCGGCCACCATCAGTTTGGGAGAATTAGGGGCCAGGGAGGCCATCCCATCGTTGCGCAAATCGTTATCAGATGGCAATGCCGTCGTTAAAGCGGCGGCCGTATCGGCCCTCTTGCGTCTTGGGGAACCCATCGAGACCATGATGCCGCAAATCTATGAGCTGGCGCAGGAGAAGGACCCAGGCACGAGGTCGGCGGCGGCCAAGGCGGTCGGCCGGGCCCAGGGCGCGAGCGTGCAGCCGGCAGTGGAGTTCTTGGCTGATGTGTTGAAGGATCCTATCCCGAGGCCCCGGATCGCTGCCGCGCGTTCTTTGGGCCAAATAGGAGGGATCAATCTCATCCCCTTGCTCAAAACCGCCTTGCACGATGAGGATGACGCGGTGCGCGCCACTGCCGGTGGGGCAATCGGTCGGGTACTGTCACACAAGCTACAATCGTCTAATCACTCGAAATAATGAGCGAATTGAACACTTGATTTGAAGTTGACACTCTGAATAAGATTCCTGTATACACTCTCGATCCGAGGCCGGACGTGGGTCGTAGCGCTAGCCACGCCATGTGATAAGAGAATTGTCTGAGGGGGTAATAGTCACCGACCCCCTCCTACATCGGGTTGGTGACTTATTGGTTCGGTAGGTTAATGTTCATCACAAGGAGGCAGTGACATGAAGAAGGGTGCCATGACAGCATTGTTTGGGATGGCGGCCGCAGCCGTGTTGGCTGCGCCCCTCGCGTCGTTCGCGGGTGGGACGATCGCCGGCAAAGTCACCTACGCCGGGAAGGCGGAGCAGAAAGAATTCTCCTTCGCAAAGTTCCCCAACCCGAAGTTCTGCCCGAAGAATCCCAACAAGAGCTTGGCAGATGGTGACAAGCGCTTCCTGAAGACCATCGAAGTCGGCAAGGATGGCGGTCTGAAGAACGCCGTGGTAGCCGTGGTCGACATTGATGACAAGGCATTCCAGGATAGCTACAAGGGCACGGATGTCGTGGCCGAATTCTGCGAATTCCTTCCGTTTGCCGGTGTGGTCGTCAACAACAAGAATTTCCGCGCTGAGAACCGGGATGCGGATCCGGACGATCCTAAGTCCAAGGAAGGCGTGCTCCACAACCCGCACAGTTTCACCGTGAAGGGCTCCACCTCCGCCACCGGTTTCAACATCGGTCTGGCGAAGAAGGGTGATAAGCTCGAGAAGCCGGTGACGTTCCGTGGCGGCGCTGAGAAGGAAGGGTATTATCGGTTGCAGTGCGACCAGCATGAGTTCATGCAGTCCTTCTTCTTGCCGGTCACCAATGCCAACTACGCGGTGGTGAAGGATGACGGTTCGTTCGAAATCAAGGACGTGCCGGCTGGCAAGCACAAGGTTGTCGTCTGGCATCCGTTTGTCCAGAAGGGCAAGCGGTTTGAGTTCGATGTGGACGTGACCGAAGGTGGCTCGGCGGCCTTGAAGGCTGAATTGAAGTAAGCGGTTTACGGTTGCGGGGACTGTTCCCTGCGGCTCAAGGGGGCAGTGGTCTTTGAGGCCACTGCCCTTTTTGTTTTCTCCAAGCCAGTGGCCTGCGCCTCAACCTGCTGGTTTAGGCCTTTGGTTCACCTCTCGTATCGGTCGACTTCCCACTCCGGTTCCCAGCCACGCAGGGGCGAAAAGCATTGCATTTTTAGGTGGTTCTACCTGTTCCCACTTACCTTGCGTTTCTCTTTCTGAACTGGGTAAGATGCCAAAATTTCCACTTCTGGATCACTGAAAAGGTGCGTGGTGTCTCGAGACCTATCTCTGGCTGAAATCTTCCAGCTTGGTTATTACTGGGAGACGAAGATTCTCTTAACCGCCGTGAAGTTAGACGTTTTTTCTGCTCTGGATGGGCGTGGAAAAACCGTCGGGGAGCTTGCGGCGAAGATTGAGGCGAATACCCGTACGCTTGAGTTGCTGTTGAATGCGCTCGTGGCGATGCGTCTTCTTAATAAAGAAGGCGGTCTTTATACCAATACCCCTGCCGCCAGTACTCATTTGGTCAAGCAAGCTCCGCAGTATGTCGGGCATCTACTCATTCTCCACGATGCAGAATGGCAAAATTGGGGCCATCTTGAGGAAGCGATTCGCAGCGGACGTTCTCCGGTCACCCAGCACGTGTTTGAAACGGATCCCCAGCTAGGGGCCAATGTGCTGTCCGTGCTGCATCGGATCGGACAACAGAGCGGTCCAGATCTCGCCAAACGGCTCGCTTTGGGTTCGGCCAAGTCCATGCTCGATCTCGGAGGCGGGGCCGGGACGAATGCGATCGCATTTTGCCGGGTGTATCCGCAACTCTCGGCCACGGTATTTGATTTGCCCACAACGTTGCCGGTCACGGAACATACCGTCAAAGAGGCCGGGCTCGAAGGGCGGATCAGCCTCATGGCCGGTGATTTCAATCGCGATGGATTGGGCGGTCCTTACGACGTCGCACTGATGTCCGACATCCTGCACTATCAGGATTTCGATACGAACGCGGCCATCGTAACGAAGATCTTTCGGCACCTCAATCCGGGGGGGCGACTGATCATCAAGGATCGTTTCCTGGACCCAACCGGTACGAGCCCTGCGTGGACCACGGCGTTTGCCGTGCACATTCTTGTGAACACCGAACAGGGCGCTTGCTACCGTACCTCAGACGCCATGCAGTGGATGCGGGATGGGGGGTATGGCTCGATCGAGGAACTTGAGCGGACGGCAGTGGTACAAGGCTGGCGACCGTCTGAAGGGTGATACATGTTCGAATTGATGCGACAACCCGGCTTCTTTGGCACCCATGCGACGCTAGGCGCCGACTTGAGCCAATTGATGGCCACGCTCTTCACGGGCCTGT
Encoded here:
- a CDS encoding MCP four helix bundle domain-containing protein, whose translation is MRRVPWRELVISLVVVLGGAAQAQVLSRVDQDLRVIYTEYTLAVVDLGHVNTELSRYRTTILRAMEATTKPEFMRIAESLPFQRGRIESTIERFSQIVKSAAIDKFHRTEELAELDEVQDNLAAYLTASEYTIGLLRQLWATPAGGSAGQIRERAEDNAAKDAGGKFIAVTLALDRLIETVSAIAAQIRTDADKRLRMLTAATMGFTVLVVLVVISPIGRSRTAHP
- a CDS encoding HEAT repeat domain-containing protein, whose protein sequence is MCVITAAFWLLLCLVSVAGAAAPHEAQTAFDKKQYQEAVDLADRLLKDGKADLDVRRLKIRALLRLGKPKEALTEYDVLTQALKQDDQALLREVSLGFIMVLVKDMREQMRGAAYTALKDFDSPDTISLLEDGLSDGSGLVRALAAEALGKLDAGRRSPRLRKALEDQASIVKTLIIKVLGKSGDKSAIPLLEESYKDEQASVRLAAAGALYRSGRAEMWDVIQKAASAQNPEERATALRMIGELQDPRGLSILTEALINTQPSVRGAAASGLGDLGKVEAIPALQGVLDDKIPAVRTSATISLGELGAREAIPSLRKSLSDGNAVVKAAAVSALLRLGEPIETMMPQIYELAQEKDPGTRSAAAKAVGRAQGASVQPAVEFLADVLKDPIPRPRIAAARSLGQIGGINLIPLLKTALHDEDDAVRATAGGAIGRVLSHKLQSSNHSK
- a CDS encoding multicopper oxidase domain-containing protein; this translates as MHHYFSTRMGSRALRVITGGAILWLPMAAAAGESLPHADHATAQQAAMAHQLPAWAEQLKGQTIIEDSIAGRPERSSMVEQQHQRIMEHLNHDPQVQHVNTGMFNTQTMMHQYGAGGQDLLLMSDPRVEPVAMTNGGKCPATAPVKQYNVSAINVEITLNQWLDFYPGYMYVLDENLDKVRAEEAKNKESREKEGFDPGAVIPGVQAQWIQPLTIRGNQGDCVKIKLANKLEGGEDVSLHIHGSSMVVSATGAAATTTNSDSIVPKDKVGEFEWYIHPSTQEGVRQFHTFSNDRELTVMGLFGSFVVEPHGSEYLEALGTGEATPANSGWQVMIRNGSGPDFREFVLYYHEVGDEAFRPLNKKGDFLPQRDPLTDAYRPGGRAINYRSEPFGINNMHVQHEYFGFEDESMGYSSYTFGDPSPTIPRSYLGDPAKFRLVHGGSEVFHSHHPHGGTIRWPRSPRAIDDMNLWATATNGPVKYPVIRHKTDRVDVEVIGPSEALDLETECGSGLCQQLAGDFLFHCHVAHHYVAGMWGYWRVYNTIQQGELRNDTMPDLRELPDRKGRIRAPVSSDKLIGTTVDWFGKQFQIIEKGKSNWKGNPATITIKDWVAMQLPPPGKPGHKDDEKGQTISYDATVYDWTWEGARAMSEKESTIDNPKYKSTHPGKRHPIMFETTTGKVAWPYLTPHFGRRVMFSPNHVGAPWLEMIRRDANGEESEDQALPGENGVWSLCPENAGRKHYNVHFIKLPITIAKKTGKEPAVVDPNGLIYVLHEEEAEVRKNDDLKYPLVVRGNIYDCVDWTLTSEWDDDDYTNFQASKINTHWHFLQFDNQASDGVITGFSYEQSVRPFTMLEKKNQKGLPAPMNTTLTAATKKGATSITVKNAKQYHVGTLILVGADNVKGNEVSRIKAINGNTITLARGLKHDHPANDIVTVEFVRQRFWVDADVGTVFWHDHAFGATTWPHGGFGTFIAEPVGSTYHDPKTGKPIRSGPVADIRTVEPVGHGVNGSFRELMVQVHDTVPHTVNIVTAGNPPGQPIEVALEAGKTVSFMMPEKIYMTPMPFLNGGTHTTGSGLNFRAGPIAQRLATNPDASQIFNSQIHGDPYTPILRAYTGDTMVFRLLHTLMNESMVWTISGHSFLSERYAGDANRKNSIHIGIAERYDLVVPQAGGPRLQAGDYIHFNGRSSKFSEGGWGIIRVLDKEVSDLKKLPAGFSHRNEIPEARPVCPADAPVKQFNVVALDYPGMKFNPKAPESIEVDFERKILLTNPEAKIYALEEDVAKVAGGAQPMPLTLRINSGDCVKVHLKNKMKDGKASFSAIGLAFDPKDSMGANVGNNPGDQTVAPGAERVYTYYADPFLGETTSLVWDWGNVMLNPRNGLFGAVVVGPKGAKYRDPKTGADLSNKNAWAADVIIDRTVPGYEHRQNYRDVALFFQDEDNIIGTSFMPYVQNVAGLTGVNYRSEPYKFREEQGCSLGKVFQPCKADKPEDPATPLIEAHAGDPVRIHILGVSNEQNGMFSVEKHEWPIEPFMRGADLISVVEYSGSEVLDAMIPSAGGMYRLPGDYVYSNQRLPYSQSGQWGYLRVLPTGDTRLLPLAGAGAGAKNAGVEQPAPQAIPVSSK
- a CDS encoding carboxypeptidase regulatory-like domain-containing protein, translated to MMAVGLMGVWSASPARAYEAIEVQHGGTLEGTISLDGPIPEAKGFNLITFPDPVYCGRISNGKGWRLLKDFQVGQNGGLRNAVVLLEGVETGKPFDMSVPLIEARDCLFQPWVTIVRNGHAVEVVNMDPVMHDIQGYETSVEAGNRVLFNTPLILNHQHQRGNMHAMHNHAPGKSLVGPIYLNKGRRTFYMQCGFHAYMESWAMAVNNPYYAVTDEQGKYRLDNIPSGTYQLVVWHPQSGPGVTRMVTIQPDGTTTEHVALPAPKGSRTAYKVMDNPRFGLEALGHPVDIQPLVEQQQ
- a CDS encoding methyltransferase domain-containing protein; translation: MVSRDLSLAEIFQLGYYWETKILLTAVKLDVFSALDGRGKTVGELAAKIEANTRTLELLLNALVAMRLLNKEGGLYTNTPAASTHLVKQAPQYVGHLLILHDAEWQNWGHLEEAIRSGRSPVTQHVFETDPQLGANVLSVLHRIGQQSGPDLAKRLALGSAKSMLDLGGGAGTNAIAFCRVYPQLSATVFDLPTTLPVTEHTVKEAGLEGRISLMAGDFNRDGLGGPYDVALMSDILHYQDFDTNAAIVTKIFRHLNPGGRLIIKDRFLDPTGTSPAWTTAFAVHILVNTEQGACYRTSDAMQWMRDGGYGSIEELERTAVVQGWRPSEG